Proteins encoded in a region of the Streptomyces liliiviolaceus genome:
- a CDS encoding sugar ABC transporter ATP-binding protein, translating into MSPTDTGTPGPAASGPSAAVSLRGVGMAFGGKTVLESVSLDIAPGSVVALLGANGAGKSTLIKILSGVHTDHSGQVEVNGGSAALQSPLAARQLGIQTVHQRIGEGIVPGLTVAENLVFEELAQRRGNPFLDGRRLLARARQIQSALDLGWSDQVLKRDVTELGISDRQLLILARALATSPRLLVLDEPTSALSAAEAERLFALVERMRDDGIAVLYVSHRLGEIDALADRLVVLRDGRLTEDQAKPFDWDRALRAMLAQAQGAGTARPADAKQAPGADAGTGTGSGEIAVSLKGVPLLPGRTPQDLDLRAGEVTGVVGLLGAGKTELARGLFGAEPFPTGTVELDGEPYAPRRPADAIRRGVHLVPEDRHADALVPGWSLAQNVSLPFLRSLSTAGLVNRRRENALGRDTVEQLGVVARDEHSTVEELSGGNQQKVVVGRWLAEKPRVLILDEPFRGVDIGARRDIGRRARALAAEGAAVLVLSADVDEVLEVADRVVVLAAGEIHLDAYGEDAERDRVIRTISASV; encoded by the coding sequence ATGTCGCCCACTGACACCGGCACCCCTGGGCCCGCCGCGTCGGGCCCGTCCGCCGCGGTGAGCCTGCGCGGCGTCGGTATGGCCTTCGGCGGGAAGACGGTCCTGGAGTCCGTCTCGCTGGACATCGCACCCGGCAGCGTCGTCGCGCTGCTCGGCGCCAACGGCGCGGGCAAGTCCACCCTGATCAAGATCCTCTCCGGGGTGCACACCGACCACAGCGGACAGGTCGAGGTGAACGGCGGGAGCGCCGCGCTCCAGTCCCCGCTCGCCGCCCGCCAGTTGGGCATCCAGACCGTGCACCAGCGCATCGGCGAGGGGATCGTCCCCGGCCTCACCGTCGCCGAGAATCTCGTCTTCGAGGAACTGGCCCAGCGCCGCGGCAACCCGTTCCTCGACGGACGCAGGCTGCTGGCCCGCGCCCGCCAGATCCAGTCGGCGCTCGACCTCGGCTGGAGCGACCAGGTCCTCAAGCGGGACGTCACCGAACTCGGCATCTCCGACCGGCAGCTGCTCATCCTGGCCCGCGCCCTCGCGACGAGCCCCCGCCTCCTCGTCCTCGACGAACCGACCTCCGCGCTCTCCGCCGCCGAGGCCGAGCGCCTGTTCGCACTCGTCGAGCGGATGCGGGACGACGGCATCGCCGTCCTGTACGTCTCCCACCGCCTCGGCGAGATCGACGCACTCGCGGACCGGTTGGTCGTCCTGCGGGACGGCCGTCTCACCGAGGACCAGGCCAAGCCCTTCGACTGGGACCGCGCCCTGCGCGCCATGCTCGCCCAGGCCCAGGGCGCGGGGACGGCCCGCCCGGCGGACGCCAAGCAGGCCCCGGGCGCCGATGCGGGCACAGGCACCGGCTCCGGTGAGATCGCCGTCTCGCTCAAGGGCGTACCGCTGCTCCCCGGCCGCACCCCGCAGGACCTCGACCTCCGGGCGGGTGAAGTCACCGGCGTGGTCGGGCTGCTGGGCGCGGGCAAGACCGAACTGGCCCGCGGCCTCTTCGGCGCAGAACCGTTCCCGACCGGAACCGTCGAACTGGACGGCGAGCCGTACGCGCCCCGCCGCCCCGCCGACGCGATCCGCCGTGGTGTGCACCTCGTCCCCGAGGACCGGCACGCCGACGCCCTGGTCCCCGGCTGGTCCCTGGCGCAGAACGTCTCCCTGCCGTTCCTCCGCTCCCTCTCCACGGCCGGGCTGGTGAACCGGCGCAGGGAGAACGCCCTCGGCCGCGACACCGTCGAACAGCTCGGCGTCGTCGCCCGCGACGAGCACAGCACGGTCGAGGAGCTGTCCGGCGGCAACCAGCAGAAGGTCGTCGTCGGCCGCTGGCTCGCCGAAAAACCCCGTGTCCTCATCCTGGACGAGCCGTTCCGAGGCGTGGACATCGGCGCCCGCCGCGACATCGGCCGCCGCGCCCGCGCGCTGGCCGCCGAGGGCGCCGCCGTCCTCGTCCTGTCCGCCGACGTGGACGAGGTCCTGGAGGTCGCCGACCGGGTCGTCGTCCTCGCCGCGGGAGAGATCCACCTCGACGCGTACGGCGAGGACGCGGAGCGCGACCGCGTCATCCGGACCATCTCGGCGTCCGTCTGA
- a CDS encoding substrate-binding domain-containing protein, with amino-acid sequence MPRTRTRLPRTRLPFAALSLASASALLVAGCSQSSDASEKTADSAAPAATATGKKPAPFSEGKVKVALVRQSGAGDYFEQWGNGAKAQAKALGIDLTVYDAQADNAKQATDLSSAINSGAKTIIVDHGFPATIQPEIDKAVKKGIKVVVYDVETTNKSVVSTKQDDASMAQAVLDVMADELGEDAKVGYVNVAGYAALDKRDSVWKKTADANGWKQAFKVGKVTDSTATDNVPLVSAALTQHSDVAGVFAPYDELAKGTVLAVQNKKLQDKVKVFGADVSNADIQNMTAKDSPWVATAGTDPSAVGAAVVRTAALELAGQLNETSVEFPAVAITQSFLKSKNIANMDQLREALPALNLAKVSTADWIPNVAH; translated from the coding sequence ATGCCCCGTACCCGTACCCGCCTGCCCCGTACGCGTCTGCCGTTCGCCGCGCTCTCCCTGGCCTCCGCCTCCGCCCTCCTGGTCGCCGGCTGCTCGCAGTCGTCGGACGCCTCGGAGAAGACCGCCGACAGCGCCGCCCCGGCCGCGACCGCCACCGGGAAGAAGCCCGCGCCGTTCAGCGAGGGCAAGGTCAAGGTCGCGCTGGTCCGGCAGAGCGGCGCCGGCGACTACTTCGAGCAGTGGGGCAACGGGGCCAAGGCCCAGGCCAAGGCCCTCGGTATCGACCTGACGGTGTACGACGCCCAGGCGGACAACGCCAAGCAGGCCACCGACCTCTCCTCGGCCATCAACTCCGGGGCGAAGACGATCATCGTCGACCACGGCTTCCCCGCCACGATCCAGCCGGAGATCGACAAGGCGGTGAAGAAGGGCATCAAGGTCGTCGTCTACGACGTGGAGACCACGAACAAGTCGGTCGTCAGCACCAAGCAGGACGACGCCAGCATGGCCCAGGCCGTCCTCGACGTGATGGCCGACGAACTCGGCGAGGACGCCAAGGTCGGCTACGTCAACGTCGCCGGATACGCGGCCCTCGACAAGCGGGACAGCGTCTGGAAGAAGACGGCCGACGCCAACGGCTGGAAGCAGGCGTTCAAGGTCGGCAAGGTCACCGACTCCACGGCCACCGACAACGTGCCCCTGGTCAGCGCCGCGCTCACCCAGCACTCGGATGTGGCGGGCGTCTTCGCCCCCTACGACGAACTCGCCAAGGGCACCGTCCTCGCCGTCCAGAACAAGAAGCTCCAGGACAAGGTGAAGGTCTTCGGCGCGGACGTCTCCAACGCCGACATCCAGAACATGACCGCCAAGGACAGCCCCTGGGTGGCCACCGCGGGCACGGACCCTTCGGCGGTCGGCGCCGCCGTCGTGCGGACCGCGGCCCTGGAACTGGCCGGGCAGCTGAACGAGACCTCGGTCGAGTTCCCCGCCGTCGCGATCACCCAGTCCTTCCTGAAGAGCAAGAACATTGCGAACATGGACCAGCTGCGCGAGGCGCTGCCCGCGCTGAACCTCGCCAAGGTCAGCACGGCCGACTGGATCCCCAATGTCGCCCACTGA
- a CDS encoding 1,2-dihydroxy-3-keto-5-methylthiopentene dioxygenase, with protein sequence MTLLTTWPESGPETTVRRTSEPAEIAAALAPLGVRYEQWPIREDVPADADTETVFAAYGREIDKLNAEEGFTTVDVLGLHPSDDPEFPAKAKAAREKFLQEHTHDDDDEVRFFVAGSGIFYLHVGGEVHAVFCEKGDLLGVPRGTTHWFDMGTSPAFTAIRFFHEEDGWIGSFTGSTIAGRFPDYDTIAAGYEQDRAAA encoded by the coding sequence ATGACCCTGCTGACCACGTGGCCCGAGTCCGGGCCCGAGACGACGGTGCGCCGCACCTCCGAGCCCGCCGAGATCGCCGCCGCGCTCGCCCCGCTCGGGGTGCGCTACGAGCAGTGGCCGATCCGCGAGGACGTCCCCGCGGACGCCGACACCGAGACCGTCTTCGCCGCGTACGGCCGGGAGATCGACAAGCTGAACGCCGAGGAGGGCTTCACCACGGTCGACGTCCTCGGGCTTCACCCCAGCGACGACCCGGAGTTCCCCGCGAAGGCGAAGGCCGCACGGGAGAAGTTCCTCCAGGAGCACACGCACGACGACGATGACGAGGTCCGGTTCTTCGTCGCGGGCTCCGGGATCTTCTACCTCCACGTCGGCGGCGAGGTGCACGCCGTGTTCTGCGAGAAGGGCGACCTGCTGGGCGTACCGCGCGGCACGACGCACTGGTTCGACATGGGGACCTCGCCGGCGTTCACCGCGATCCGGTTCTTCCACGAGGAGGACGGCTGGATCGGCAGCTTCACCGGTTCCACCATCGCCGGCCGCTTCCCCGACTACGACACCATCGCGGCGGGGTACGAGCAGGACCGGGCCGCGGCGTGA
- the mtnC gene encoding acireductone synthase: protein MRPSFDVDAVVLDIEGTTSATGFVVDVLYPYSRSRFGALLAERGDDPEVRRAVAQVRELLGEPDADPVRVEKALNEWLDGDVKATPLKTLQGLIWSEGFARGDLVSHFYDDVVPVLRRWHSAGVRLHVYSSGSVAAQRAWFASSPDGDLLPLVDGLYDTENAGPKQEPESYRRIAAATGTRAGRLLFLSDRPGELDAARAAGWHAVGIRRVGEPYYEQGVGDHAQAGSFDEIEIIGGTGGGAGASTSGSTT, encoded by the coding sequence CTGCGACCGTCGTTCGACGTGGACGCCGTGGTGCTCGACATCGAGGGCACCACGAGCGCCACGGGCTTCGTCGTCGACGTGCTCTACCCGTACTCGCGCTCCCGTTTCGGAGCGCTGCTGGCGGAGCGCGGCGACGATCCGGAGGTGCGGCGGGCGGTCGCCCAGGTGCGTGAGCTGCTGGGCGAACCGGACGCCGACCCCGTACGGGTCGAGAAGGCTCTGAACGAGTGGCTCGACGGGGATGTGAAGGCGACCCCGCTGAAGACCCTTCAGGGCCTCATCTGGTCCGAGGGGTTCGCCCGGGGCGACCTCGTCTCGCACTTCTACGACGACGTGGTGCCGGTGCTGCGGCGGTGGCACTCGGCGGGCGTACGGCTGCACGTGTACTCGTCCGGGTCCGTGGCCGCGCAGCGCGCGTGGTTCGCGAGCAGCCCGGACGGTGATCTGCTGCCGCTCGTCGACGGGCTGTACGACACGGAGAACGCGGGGCCGAAGCAGGAACCGGAGTCGTACCGGCGGATCGCCGCGGCGACCGGTACGCGGGCCGGGCGCCTCCTCTTCCTCTCCGACCGGCCGGGCGAGCTGGACGCGGCGCGGGCCGCGGGGTGGCACGCCGTGGGGATCAGGCGGGTCGGGGAGCCGTACTACGAGCAGGGCGTCGGTGACCACGCGCAGGCGGGTTCGTTCGACGAGATCGAGATCATCGGCGGCACCGGTGGCGGCGCCGGCGCCAGTACTTCAGGGAGCACCACGTGA
- the mtnB gene encoding methylthioribulose 1-phosphate dehydratase — MSADVSTTDLEEAGAVLAAESARFASFGWMRGTSGNLSVVLSRDPLRLAVTASGHDKGELTPADVVLVDGQGSAVSGGKPSAEAALHARVAALTGAGAVVHVHTVASVALGRRSPGGIVLSDLEMLKGVGVPAHDVEVTLPVIANSQDMTVLGDRLEAARDSRMPAVVVAGHGLYVWGDSPRQARHHTEVVEWLLELELTGTRR, encoded by the coding sequence GTGAGCGCGGACGTCAGCACGACCGATCTGGAGGAGGCCGGGGCCGTCCTCGCCGCCGAGTCCGCGCGCTTCGCGTCGTTCGGCTGGATGCGTGGCACCTCCGGGAACCTGTCCGTGGTGCTCTCCCGCGACCCGCTGCGGCTCGCGGTCACCGCGAGCGGTCACGACAAGGGTGAACTGACGCCGGCGGATGTCGTGCTGGTCGACGGGCAGGGGTCCGCTGTGAGCGGCGGCAAGCCGTCCGCCGAGGCGGCGCTGCATGCGCGGGTGGCCGCGCTGACCGGTGCGGGTGCGGTCGTGCACGTGCACACGGTGGCTTCCGTCGCGCTGGGGCGGCGGTCGCCGGGCGGGATCGTGCTGTCGGATCTGGAGATGCTGAAGGGGGTCGGGGTGCCGGCGCACGACGTGGAGGTCACGCTGCCCGTCATCGCGAACAGTCAGGACATGACGGTGCTCGGGGACCGGCTGGAGGCCGCGCGGGATTCTCGGATGCCGGCGGTTGTCGTGGCGGGCCACGGTCTGTACGTGTGGGGTGACTCGCCTCGGCAGGCGCGGCATCACACGGAGGTGGTGGAGTGGCTGCTGGAACTGGAACTCACGGGTACGCGCCGCTGA
- the mtnA gene encoding S-methyl-5-thioribose-1-phosphate isomerase, whose product MPQELRAVDWTGNSLALIDQTVLPQRTETRHIRDVDDLVDAIRRLVVRGAPAIGAAGAYGVALAMLQGEREGWSRDQVLTAVARVREARPTAVNLMVCVDRVLTRFDDGLDAVLAEAAAVQREDVAANRAMGAFGADWLLKRVDVDRPLRVLTHCNTGALATAGWGTALGVIRELHARGALEVVYADETRPLLQGSRLTAWELVQEGIPHFVQADGAAAGTILRGEVDAAIVGADRIAANGDTANKVGTVGVALACADAGVPFLVAAPTTTVDVATATGADIHIELRDESEVLEWSGIRTAPTGSRGHNPAFDVTPGRLVTGLVTERGVLEVSAGELPGDRLR is encoded by the coding sequence ATGCCCCAGGAACTGCGCGCTGTCGACTGGACCGGAAACAGCCTCGCGCTCATCGACCAGACCGTCCTCCCGCAGCGCACCGAGACCCGCCACATCCGTGACGTGGACGACCTGGTGGACGCGATCCGGCGGCTCGTCGTCCGCGGGGCGCCCGCGATCGGGGCGGCCGGGGCGTACGGGGTGGCGCTCGCGATGCTCCAGGGGGAGCGTGAAGGCTGGTCCCGGGACCAGGTCCTCACGGCCGTCGCGCGCGTCCGCGAAGCCCGGCCCACCGCGGTCAACCTGATGGTGTGCGTCGACCGGGTGCTGACCCGCTTCGACGACGGACTCGACGCGGTGCTCGCGGAGGCGGCGGCCGTCCAGCGTGAGGACGTGGCGGCGAACCGGGCGATGGGCGCGTTCGGGGCGGACTGGCTGCTGAAGCGCGTCGACGTGGACCGGCCGCTGCGCGTGCTGACCCACTGCAACACCGGGGCGCTCGCCACCGCCGGGTGGGGCACGGCGCTCGGCGTCATCCGCGAACTGCACGCCAGGGGAGCCCTTGAGGTGGTGTACGCCGACGAGACGCGCCCTCTGCTGCAGGGCTCGCGCCTCACCGCCTGGGAACTGGTCCAGGAGGGCATCCCGCACTTCGTCCAGGCGGACGGGGCGGCGGCCGGGACGATCCTGCGCGGCGAGGTGGACGCGGCGATCGTCGGGGCCGACCGGATCGCGGCGAACGGGGACACGGCGAACAAGGTCGGCACGGTGGGGGTCGCACTGGCGTGCGCCGACGCGGGGGTGCCGTTCCTGGTGGCCGCGCCCACGACGACCGTCGATGTGGCGACGGCCACGGGTGCCGACATCCACATCGAACTGCGGGATGAGTCCGAGGTCCTGGAATGGTCGGGCATCCGCACGGCCCCGACCGGCTCCCGCGGCCACAACCCGGCGTTCGATGTCACGCCCGGCCGCCTGGTGACCGGGCTCGTCACGGAGCGGGGCGTACTGGAGGTCTCGGCGGGGGAGTTGCCGGGAGACCGGCTGCGTTAG
- a CDS encoding BMP family ABC transporter substrate-binding protein, with amino-acid sequence MPRTRTRRPRSLRLAAVASGSVLLAVAATGCNAAAKDDGSSAGAKGDGTSFTLVTPDAVGQNQFLKLAVDGVKAAAKAHDGTQKVYQSTDSASQQQNVQAAVAAAPDVVVLVGFEFADVVAQQAEAHPKQQFLMVDACTEKTFANVSCAVFREHEGVYLAGAEAGLLSKNGKVGAVVVLDTGQFRRYSDPFAAGAEKVAPKASASTRFVGGQSPFDDSARAKEQANSLLAKGTDQIMAAAAAGNYGVFEAAEAKKAYAYGVDVNQCTSAPGTVVDNVIKKTDVAVQEGIEQVLAGKAGKTVSYGLKEGGISLTGLEDDVDSSKCVIADHKDVLKKVEALRDQIVSGELTVDDPAAK; translated from the coding sequence ATGCCTCGTACCCGTACCCGTAGACCCCGCTCGCTGCGGCTCGCCGCCGTCGCTTCCGGCAGCGTGCTGCTGGCCGTCGCCGCGACCGGCTGCAACGCCGCCGCGAAGGACGACGGTTCCTCGGCCGGCGCCAAGGGTGACGGCACGTCCTTCACGCTGGTGACGCCGGACGCGGTGGGCCAGAACCAGTTCCTGAAGCTGGCGGTCGACGGGGTGAAGGCGGCGGCGAAGGCGCACGACGGGACGCAGAAGGTCTACCAGTCCACCGACAGCGCCTCGCAGCAGCAGAACGTGCAGGCCGCGGTCGCCGCGGCGCCCGACGTCGTCGTGCTGGTCGGCTTCGAGTTCGCCGACGTGGTCGCGCAGCAGGCCGAGGCGCACCCGAAGCAGCAGTTCCTGATGGTCGACGCCTGCACCGAGAAGACGTTCGCGAACGTGAGCTGTGCGGTCTTCCGCGAGCACGAGGGTGTCTATCTGGCGGGCGCGGAGGCCGGGCTGCTCAGCAAGAACGGCAAGGTCGGCGCGGTCGTCGTGCTCGACACCGGCCAGTTCCGGCGCTACAGCGACCCGTTCGCGGCTGGCGCGGAGAAGGTCGCCCCGAAGGCGTCCGCGAGCACCCGCTTCGTCGGCGGGCAGTCGCCGTTCGACGACTCGGCGCGCGCCAAGGAGCAGGCGAACTCGCTGCTCGCCAAGGGCACCGACCAGATCATGGCGGCGGCCGCGGCCGGCAACTACGGCGTCTTCGAGGCGGCCGAGGCGAAGAAGGCGTACGCGTACGGCGTGGACGTCAACCAGTGCACGTCCGCTCCCGGCACCGTCGTCGACAACGTGATCAAGAAGACCGACGTCGCCGTGCAGGAGGGCATCGAGCAGGTCCTGGCCGGCAAGGCGGGCAAGACCGTCTCGTACGGCCTCAAGGAGGGCGGCATCAGCCTGACCGGCCTTGAGGACGATGTGGATTCCTCGAAGTGCGTGATCGCCGACCACAAGGACGTGCTGAAGAAGGTCGAGGCGCTGCGCGACCAGATCGTGTCCGGAGAGCTGACGGTCGATGACCCGGCCGCCAAGTGA
- a CDS encoding ABC transporter ATP-binding protein, producing MTRPPSDIPAAGVGAAAPAPAAGLPPAVELRGITKRFPGTLANDAVDLTVRRGEIHALMGENGAGKSTLMSVLYGMERPDAGSIRIDGAEVSFGSPGAAMAAGLGMVHQSFKLFDSLTVAENVVYRAEPRRFGLVDRAAARRRVRELGAEHGLVVDPDARVGDLPVGLRQRVEILKLLHRGARTLILDEPTAVLTPAEADALFVVLRSLTARGRTVILVTHKLREVLEGSDNVTVLRDGRVVARLRTADTSGAGIAAAMTGRDVELDRVHPAGTPGDVVLAVDGLSTAGAHDVGLSVRAGEIVGIAGVAGNGQSELVEALAGLRPATAGRVGLRGEDITHASATERRAKGLAYVPEDRHAVGTAPAASVADNLAMGHHRTSLSSRHGLLPPAAVRSHARELVDRFGIKASTPDVAASALSGGNLQKLLIGRELAHGAPLLLVEQPTRGVDIGAIQAIHDELIAYRDAGHAVLLVSAELSEIRGLADRILVMYEGRVTASYDRSDADEATLGLAMAGGTSAPPADTPDPDGD from the coding sequence ATGACCCGGCCGCCAAGTGACATACCGGCGGCGGGCGTCGGCGCCGCGGCGCCGGCGCCCGCCGCCGGGCTGCCGCCCGCCGTCGAACTGCGCGGCATCACCAAGCGTTTCCCCGGCACCCTCGCCAACGACGCGGTCGATCTGACGGTCCGGCGCGGGGAGATCCACGCGCTGATGGGCGAGAACGGCGCGGGCAAGTCGACGCTGATGTCCGTCCTGTACGGGATGGAGCGGCCGGACGCGGGGTCGATCCGCATCGACGGCGCCGAGGTGTCCTTCGGGAGCCCGGGCGCGGCGATGGCCGCCGGGCTCGGCATGGTCCACCAGAGTTTCAAGCTGTTCGACTCGCTGACGGTCGCCGAGAACGTCGTCTACCGGGCCGAGCCGCGCCGTTTTGGTCTGGTGGACCGGGCCGCGGCCCGTCGCCGGGTCCGTGAACTGGGCGCCGAGCACGGTCTCGTCGTCGATCCGGACGCCCGGGTCGGGGACCTGCCGGTGGGGCTGCGCCAGCGCGTGGAGATCCTGAAACTGCTGCACCGCGGCGCCCGTACGCTCATCCTCGACGAGCCGACGGCGGTGCTGACGCCCGCCGAGGCCGACGCGCTGTTCGTGGTGCTCAGGTCGCTGACGGCACGCGGCCGGACGGTGATCCTTGTCACCCACAAGCTGCGTGAGGTGCTGGAGGGCAGCGACAACGTCACGGTGCTGCGGGACGGCCGGGTCGTCGCCCGGCTGCGGACGGCCGACACGAGCGGCGCCGGGATCGCGGCGGCGATGACCGGCCGCGATGTCGAACTGGACCGCGTCCACCCGGCGGGCACGCCCGGTGACGTGGTGCTGGCCGTCGACGGGCTGAGCACGGCGGGCGCGCACGACGTCGGACTGTCCGTGCGGGCCGGGGAGATCGTCGGGATCGCGGGGGTCGCGGGCAACGGCCAGAGCGAACTGGTCGAGGCGCTCGCCGGGCTGCGGCCCGCCACCGCCGGGCGGGTCGGGCTGCGGGGCGAGGACATCACGCATGCCTCGGCCACCGAGCGGCGCGCGAAGGGCCTCGCCTACGTTCCGGAGGACCGGCACGCGGTCGGCACCGCGCCCGCGGCGTCCGTCGCGGACAACCTCGCGATGGGCCACCACCGCACCTCGCTGTCCTCACGGCACGGCCTGCTGCCGCCCGCGGCGGTGCGCTCCCACGCGCGCGAACTCGTCGACCGCTTCGGCATCAAGGCGTCCACACCCGACGTGGCCGCCTCCGCGCTGTCCGGCGGCAACCTGCAGAAGCTGCTGATCGGCCGCGAACTGGCCCACGGCGCACCGCTGCTGCTGGTCGAACAGCCCACGCGCGGCGTGGACATCGGCGCGATCCAGGCCATCCACGACGAGCTGATCGCCTACCGCGACGCGGGCCACGCCGTCCTCCTCGTCTCCGCCGAACTGAGCGAGATCCGCGGCCTCGCCGACCGGATCCTGGTGATGTACGAGGGCCGGGTGACGGCCTCCTACGACAGGTCGGACGCGGACGAGGCGACGCTGGGCCTCGCCATGGCGGGCGGCACCTCCGCGCCCCCGGCCGACACTCCCGACCCGGACGGAGACTGA
- a CDS encoding ABC transporter permease: MASAPDPTRDKGTARDKGAPRIKAARIKAALRSPVTFSVVAGLVIGALFLVGTGADPFAAYGAVVTGSLGADGIGSTLTTGTSVLGMALALAIPLRAGLINLGGDGQMVLGGIAAAVTGLYSPLPAPLTVVAALLAGVLAGAAYAALAALCENRFGVPLLVSSLLLSYPATSLASYLVRYPLKEPGSSLPQTRRLPEGVALPAFGTSTVTAGLVLVVVAAGAYWFADRRTAVGYEIRMTGLNARFAAYAGVERKGLTLRLVATSGALAGLVGSIGVLSFPYRFLDGSLTAPGYTWTGLTAALLAAAAPLGTVVAAFFFAVLQVGGLSMERTTEVPRELTQVLQAIVIVFLAARLRFPRLRRRKSQEPREPADPAPTVKEPASQGEFA; this comes from the coding sequence ATGGCCTCGGCCCCGGACCCGACTCGTGACAAGGGAACGGCCCGTGACAAGGGGGCGCCCCGTATCAAGGCGGCCCGTATCAAGGCGGCGCTGCGCTCCCCCGTCACCTTCTCGGTCGTCGCCGGGCTCGTCATCGGCGCCCTGTTCCTGGTGGGCACCGGCGCCGATCCGTTCGCCGCGTACGGGGCGGTCGTCACCGGCTCGCTGGGGGCCGACGGGATCGGGTCGACGCTCACCACCGGCACGAGTGTGCTGGGCATGGCCCTGGCGCTGGCGATCCCGCTGCGCGCCGGGCTCATCAACCTGGGCGGCGACGGGCAGATGGTGCTCGGCGGGATCGCCGCCGCCGTCACCGGCCTGTACTCGCCGCTGCCGGCGCCGCTCACCGTCGTCGCGGCGCTGCTCGCCGGGGTCCTGGCGGGCGCCGCGTACGCCGCGCTGGCCGCGCTGTGCGAGAACCGGTTCGGGGTGCCGCTGCTGGTGAGCAGCCTGCTGCTCAGCTACCCGGCGACCTCGCTCGCCTCCTATCTGGTGCGCTATCCGCTGAAGGAGCCGGGCTCCAGCCTGCCCCAGACGCGGCGCCTCCCGGAGGGTGTGGCGCTGCCCGCCTTCGGCACGTCGACCGTGACGGCCGGACTGGTACTGGTCGTCGTGGCGGCGGGCGCGTACTGGTTCGCGGACCGGCGCACGGCCGTCGGGTACGAGATCCGGATGACCGGCCTCAACGCGCGCTTCGCCGCCTACGCGGGCGTGGAGCGCAAGGGGCTCACGCTCCGGCTGGTGGCGACCTCGGGTGCGCTGGCCGGGCTGGTCGGCTCGATCGGCGTGCTGAGCTTCCCCTACCGCTTCCTCGACGGATCGCTGACCGCTCCCGGCTACACCTGGACGGGCCTCACCGCGGCGCTGCTCGCCGCGGCGGCCCCGCTGGGAACGGTCGTGGCGGCGTTCTTCTTCGCCGTCCTCCAGGTCGGCGGACTGTCCATGGAGCGCACGACCGAGGTGCCGCGCGAGCTGACACAGGTGCTGCAGGCCATCGTCATCGTGTTCCTCGCGGCACGGCTGCGCTTCCCGCGGCTGCGGCGCCGAAAGTCCCAGGAACCCCGGGAGCCCGCCGACCCGGCGCCGACCGTCAAGGAACCTGCCTCCCAGGGGGAGTTCGCCTGA
- a CDS encoding ABC transporter permease, whose amino-acid sequence MFFDSDLLMSALRALTPILLAALGGALCERAGVFNIGLEGMMLMGCFTAVTTSWFTGSPWLGVLAAALASAAYSLILAVGAVTLRGDAVVLGIAMNLLAVGLTGFLLRTIFGVQGTFDDPSLAGLPLIGGFSPLAYLAWAAVGVTALLLSRHVWGLRLRGVGEAPRAAATLGVSPTRYKYAAVLLSGVLCGLAGAQLALGNVTLFSENMTAGRGWIAVVAVMLGRALPLGVLLAALLFGLAEAAGFRLQGLGMPQQATDAAPYVVTLVALFLSTAQRRRRAARTRMTTSTTGVTS is encoded by the coding sequence ATGTTCTTCGACTCCGATCTCCTCATGTCGGCGCTGCGCGCGCTCACGCCGATCCTGCTGGCCGCGCTCGGCGGCGCCCTGTGCGAGCGGGCGGGCGTCTTCAACATCGGCCTTGAGGGCATGATGCTGATGGGCTGCTTCACGGCCGTCACGACCAGCTGGTTCACCGGCAGCCCCTGGCTCGGTGTGCTGGCCGCCGCGCTGGCCTCCGCCGCGTACTCGCTGATCCTCGCCGTCGGCGCGGTCACCCTGCGCGGTGACGCGGTGGTGCTCGGCATCGCCATGAACCTCCTGGCCGTGGGCCTGACCGGTTTCCTGCTGCGTACGATCTTCGGCGTGCAGGGCACTTTCGACGATCCGTCACTGGCCGGGCTGCCGCTGATCGGCGGTTTCTCGCCGCTCGCGTATCTGGCGTGGGCGGCGGTCGGGGTGACCGCGCTGCTGCTGTCCCGCCATGTGTGGGGGCTGCGGCTGCGCGGGGTCGGCGAGGCGCCTCGGGCCGCCGCCACGCTCGGGGTGAGCCCGACGCGCTACAAGTACGCGGCCGTGCTGCTGTCCGGTGTGCTGTGCGGACTGGCCGGGGCCCAACTCGCCCTCGGCAACGTCACGTTGTTCTCCGAGAACATGACGGCGGGCCGTGGCTGGATCGCGGTCGTGGCCGTCATGCTCGGCCGCGCCCTGCCGCTCGGTGTGCTGCTCGCCGCACTACTCTTCGGTCTCGCCGAGGCCGCGGGCTTCCGGCTGCAGGGCCTCGGCATGCCGCAGCAGGCCACCGACGCCGCCCCGTACGTCGTCACGCTCGTCGCCCTCTTCCTCAGTACGGCGCAGCGCCGCCGCCGCGCCGCCCGTACCCGCATGACCACGAGTACGACTGGAGTCACCTCATGA